The Treponema phagedenis DNA segment CGCGATATTTTGATAAGGATTTTTTATCGCCGGATAGTTATGCAAACATTGTATGGCGTAACGACTTTGGCGGCAAGGCATATTTTATGCATGTACAAGTAGCCGCTGAGGATGAGTCGACCATATGGAAACCCTATGAAGAGTATTTGGGCGGCATGTACATTCAAAAGGCAATCGCAGAAGATCTCGGCGTTGATGTGCGCAGCATAGACTCTTCTGAAAAGTTATATCAGTTGCTTAAAAAAATAAAAGCAAAAAACTATAAAGACAAAAACGGCAATACGGTTGTTCCGCTTGGTCCGAAATACTGGGGCGGCTCTCCTGATGCTATTGATTACATTGTGCATGATTTGCAATGGGGTGTTTCGGGAAAGTATAATCGAACAAAAGAAGGTAAAATTCTGCATGAGGCTGAAACGGATTATGTTTTTAAACAAATCAATTATTTCCGCAAGTTATTAAAAGAAGGCTTAATTCATAAAGAGTTCTTTACCATCGACGAAACCCGTGCAAATGAATTGTGCACAAACAGCAGTGTCGCTGTTATCGGTGATGTTCACAATTACGTACCCGTTATTTACGAATCCGATACATGGATTCCGCTTGGTCCGATTGCGGATTATCATGGGAACACTGAAAAAATAACAAGCGGGAAAAGCGGATACGGCGTATGGGCAATTCCGGCAACAACAAAGAATCCCGAAGAGATTGTAAAGCTTATGGATTATATTTGCTCAAAAGAAGGGCAGCTGCTGATGCTTTACGGCGTTGAGGGTGTAAGCTATGATATGGTTGACGGCAAGCCTGTTTTAAAGCCGGAAGTAAAAAAAGCGATGGAGCAAGGAGATTCCGAAACGCTTATCAATACGTACGGAGCGGCTTTTGACGGCAGCGGACATTACGGCCTGGCATTTTTACTGACCAATATTCAAAATACTACGTATTTCGGTGAAGCCCGCCCAGGTTCCGGAACGACGGCAACCTTTAAAAGAGCGGTAGAGCTTGCAATGGACTATCCGCGTGTGTATAAAAAAATACCGGGCTTGCCTGCAAGTGCGTACTTACCCGAATTGGAAAAAGTAAACGCCTCTATGTCACTGCTTGATTATAACGAAATGATTATACAAGCCTGTTATGCGTCGTCAGATTCGGAAGTGAAGAAAATTGTTGATGGGTTTAGAGCACAACTGAAAGAAGCGGGAATAGATGAGTTCCGCGCTCTTGTTGAAAAAAAATATACAGAAAATCCTGACACGGTTTTGTTTTATTAAAATAAAATTAAAAAGCACGGCACTTGTTGCCGTGCGTGATTTTCCGAATCGAGAGGGAGAAATATGAAAGCGCAATTACCTAATACAAAAAAGAGATACAAGATCAGAAAAAAGCTACGGCGCGCAGAGGATGCATTATTGCAAATATTTATTGTAGCAATTGTTTTATTCTTATGCGCTTCAATTATTTTGCCTTGCCTGAATATTATTGCGCTTGCCTTTAATGACGGTGCCGATGCTGCAAGGGGCGGTGTTTATTTTTTTCCGCGTGTGTTCACGTTGGATAATTTTAAAGAAGTGTTCAAAGACGGTCAGATAATAAGAGCATACGGAATTACTATTGCACGAACGGTAATCGGCACCGTGTTGAGTATCTGGCTTATTACTATGACCGCTTTTGTCCTTAAAATAAGAACATTGCCGGGAAGAACGTTTTTTACAATGGCTATTGCCCTCACAATGCTTTTTTCCGGCGGCTTAATTCCAACCTATATTCAATATAAAAACCTTGGGCTTTTAAACAGCTTTTGGGTGTATATTATTCCCGGCGTTATCAGTGCATACTATTTATTTATGGTGCGAACCTTTTTTGAAACCATTCCTTATAGCTTGGAAGAGTCTGCAATGATAGACGGCTGCAATTACGTAGGTATTTATACAAGAATTATCTTGCCATTGAGTAAACCGGTTATTGCCGTCATCGGATTATATACCGCGGTCGGGCATTGGAATGATTGGTTTGCTGGTGCATTTTATATGAACAGCAGCAGATTATGGCCGGTGCAAACAGTGCTACAACAAATGCTCAGAAAAGCAATGGCGGCAAGCAAAGAAGGAGCGACAATCTCGCAGCTTATTGCGGCGCAAGCCCGAGCGGCAACCTCGGACTCGTTAAAAATGGCGGCGGTTGTTATCACCATGCTTCCGATACTCTGTGTTTACCCGTTTATACAAAAGTATTTTGCAAAAGGCGTGATGATAGGGAGTGTGAAAGGCTAAAACTTTCACAAAATTTTATCCGTAATCATTCTGAAAAAATTTGTAAAAGAATGAGCGCTGCTTCATAATACAAACGATGATATCAATCACTTTAAAACAACCGAATTAACATAAGGACTCAGTATGAACGAACGTATCTATTTACTACCCCGTGAGGGCGAATGGTATAAAGCAAATATGCACTGCCACTCAGTATTTTCCGATGGACATTTTGCTCCGGCAGAGCTCAAAGAGCTGTACATGCGCAAGGGTTATTCAATCGTTGCGTTTACCGATCACTGCATTTACAAAAATCACGCGGAACTGACGGACTCAAATTTTCTTGCACTTGTCGGACTCGAAGTTGAAACAAGTGAGCCCGACACAACGGGTGGCGGGTTTGACCGCGTTAAAACATATCACTTTAATATAATCGACACGGATCCTGAATATAAAAAAGATGAGAAACAGGATGTAATTCAGCCGAATGATTGGTATTACGGAATTGATGAAATAAACGACTATATTGAAAAAATCGCCAAACTCGGATTTTTAACGGCGTACAATCATCCGTATTGGTCTTTGCAAAACTATGACGATTACAAGGATCTTAAAAATCTTTGGGCTATGGAGATTTTTAATTTCGGTTGCGAAAAAGAAGGCGGGTACGGATATGCGCCGCAAAGCTATGACGAAATGCTCCGCTTGCCCGATAACAAAAAACTGTTCTGTGTTGCGGGAGATGATAACCATAATGCCGCACCGGTAGGGAGTCCCGAATGCGATTCTTTCGGCGGCTTTACTATGATAAGAGCTGAAAGCCTTACGTATTCTGCTGTTGCAAATGCGTTAAAGCTCGGTCATTTTTATGCATCAATGGGCCCGCAAATAAAAGAATTGTACATTGAAAACGGCATGGTGCATATTCATACTTCCGCAGTAAAAAAAATATCGCTTATAACGGAAGGCCGGCGCGTGTATGTAAAAAATGCCCCCGAAGATGAATACATAACCGAAGCGGTGTTCAGCCTCGACGGAAAAGAAGGATACATCCGCGTTGACTGTATTGACGAGCGGGGGCTGCATGCGAACAGTAATGCCTACCGCATTCCCACAATCCGAATTTGTCAGGTAAGCTCACTTGAAAAAATATTCAAAGAAACGCCGCTTTTAAAAAAGCAAAGAAACGCTGCACGAGTTTTACGCGGGGAACGTTTTTCGTATCAGGTTGCACTCAAGCTGGAAAACGATGCGGACACAACAGAAACGGAAATACGGATTGAATCAGCAGGTATCCCTTGCCGTGTGTTTAGGGTCGGTATGATCCCCGCGCGTCTTACCGCACGCAAGGAAAGATGCGACGCCAATTATATCACAACCGATGAGGGTTTGTTTCCCGATGTTTTGTATCCTATCAAAATTGAAAACAATCTTTTGCAAGAACAGTTTATTTTATCAAGTGAATATAACGAGTGCGTATGGATTGAAGCTGATATCCCCGAAAACATTCAAAGCGGCGTGTACACAATCACGCTGACCGCAAAAGCTAAAAATCGAAACTTGCAATCGCAGGCGGTGTTTACCCTGCATGTTGCCGATGAGGTTTTGGAAAAAGACGATTTTAAATTTACGCAATGGTTTCATCTTGATTGCCTTGCAGATTATTACGGCGATGCGGTTTTTTCCGAGCAACACTGGAATCGTATAGCGCAATTTATGGAGATGGCGGCTTCTCACGGAGTGTCAATGATTTTAACGCCTGTTTTTACGCCGCCGCTTGATGTAGATGATTCAAGCGAACGAAAAAATGTTCAGCTTGTTGACATTGAAGAAAACAACGGTGTGTATTCTTTTTCGTTTGAGCGATTCCATCGGTATGCGGCGCTTGCAAAAAAATGCGGCATACGCTATTTGGAAATATCGCATCTTTTTACGCAATGGGGCGCAAAGCATCCGCCGCAAATTTTCGGCAGTAAAAATGGTACGCAAACTCTTTTGTTCGGCAAGCAAACCGATTTAAAAGATAACTCCTATGCGGAATTTTTGTCGGTGTTTTTACCCGCACTCATTCTTGAAATAGAAAAAGCGGGTTTTAAAAACCGCGCATTTTTTCATATTTCGGATGAGCCTTCGCTCGCAGACAAGGTAAATTACACATATGCGAAATCAATGGTAAAAAAACATCTCGGCGATTATCCGATTATTGATGCGCTTTCTCATTATGAATTTATGGAAGACGGCGCTGCGGAAATTCCGGTTGCCGCCATCGATTCGATTGCGCCGTTTATTGCAAAAAACGTAAAACCGCTTTGGGCCTATTATTGCTCCGCTCAAGCAGTTCACGTATCAAATCGTTTTTTTGCAATGCCGTCATGGAGGAATAGAATCTTAGGCATGCTTTTGTATAAATTCGACATTGACGGTTTTTTGCATTGGGGTTACAATTTTTACTATACGCAATATTCGCGAAAACTGATTGACCCGTTTACGGTAACTGATGCGGGCGGAGCTTTTCCCGCAGGGGATTCGTTCAGTGTGTATCCGGGGAAGGATGAGCCGCTGCCGTCAATCCGCTTAAAGGTTTTTTACGAAGCATTGCAGGATAGGGTGTTTTTAAAACAAATGGAAAAAAAATTCGGTAAAGCCGGCGTGATTGAACGGCTTGAAAAATATTCCGGCGTCTGTGCGGATTTTATGCAGTATCCGACAGGCGATAAATTTCTTTTATCGTTGAGGGATTTATTTTTATCATGAAAACAATATATACGGCTGCCGGTGAGGTAAACAAAGGATTTATCGGGCAAATTGCATACACGGTTTGCCTTGATAAAACTTATACGGAATTGGATGTGCATTTACAATTTGATAAACAACGCATAAAAACTCCGAGTCCGGAATGCGAGTCGGAAATACAAATGCTGATGCGGGAAAAATACGGTGAGCAAATTGACAAGGTTGAAGCAGCCGAAATTGCAAAAAGCATGAAAACGGAAATACAGCTTATTGTGCAAATGAATGACACTTTTATTGGCGGTATTCACCGTCAAATGAAAGACAGGCATTTATACATTTCTCCGTCGTATGCAACCGAAGGGGCAATTCCGCAAACTGCGATAGAAGGTGTTATACGGATTGTCGTTATTTTTTTTAATGTGCTCTGCGATAACACAGGGTATACGGTTTCGCTTTCGGCAGGATAGGGGTGCGTATGTACAAACGTTTTGAATTACACAATCACACAAATGAATCCGACGGTTCGCTAACGGTAGAAGAATTGATAGATTTCATGGTTGCGGATACAGTTGACGCATTTGCTTTAACCGACCATAACACAATCTCCGGACATAAAAAAGCGCAATCAATTTTGCAAACAAAAAATCCGCCGATCGAATGTGTGTACGGTATGGAGTACACAACATACTACGGTCATATTTTATGTTTGAATTTGTACTCTTATATTCCGTGGGAAAATATTAATCCGCTGCAGCCTGAAAAACTATTTACTCCTTTACGTCAAACGGGAGCGCTTATCGGTGTTGCGCATCCGTTTTCATACGGTGCGCCTATTGCGCAAGGCTGCAAATGGGAAATGCAAATCAATGATTACACCGCAATTGATTTTATCGAAATTATAAATAATCCCGAACCGCAGCACATAAATGAAAAGGGGATAGACTGGTGGGAGCAGTTATGTTTGCAAGGCTTCCGCATTGCAATGACTGCCGGTATGGATTTGCACGGGCGCTCTGATTTTGCCGGACAGTTTGCCGTGTATGTTGATACCGAGAAAAGCGAACCTGCCGATAAGGCTTTACAGCGTGCAATAAAAACGCAGAAAACGTATATAACAAAGGGACCGGTGTTTACGTCGGAAGTTTCTTCCGATGGAAAAAACATACAGAACAGTATTACCGATTGTGTAAAGCCCGGCTTCAACATGCAAGCGGTTCCGCATTGGACTGTCGAATACACAAGCCCCGCAGAAAAACTTGTAAAGCGTTTAAACCCTCAGGATACAAAAATTGAAGCGGAGATTTCTTGCTTTACCGATTCTTCCGTTATCATTGCAAAGCTCTATGCGGGAGAACCGACCTTTGACAGCCTTGTTGCAATCGCTCCGGTTATATACCGTTAGCAGCAATGCTTTTCAAAAACCTATTGCCTCTTCTACGCTTGTTGCCGACGCCAAGCATACAGAACTAAACCGAATAGTTTTAGCAAGTTCCATTGGCGTTTTAGTATTGTACATGGCGTCAAAAACCAATTGTCAACAATGTTTTAAAGCAAAGTAGTTTGCAAAGCTTTAAAACTCGAAGGTCAAAATGTTTTTGCAACAGTTTCCAAGCAAAAACATTTTGACCCGTGTTAGGCGGACGGAGGGCGGCGAGTACTTTTTAAAAAGTACGAAGCCGGATCATTTGGCGGCAGCAATTTCTGCCGCCAAATAGCCGTAGGCGATAGCCGAAGCCCGTAGTACGCCGGCGGTTTGCAACTGTCTAAGTTCCGGCAAGCTTAAAACTAAAGCCGGTTTTGCTGCAAAGCTCAAACCGCAACACCCGGTATTATTTTAATCCGATAGCATCAATTTTGAATAGTTCCAAGACTAATTGCCGCTAAAGATAAATTATGCTATACTCGCTCATCGCTTAAAATCTTTTTGAGATTTTAGGCTCGTTTATCTTTTAAGGAGCATGTCTCATGGAAAAAATCTTTAAATTGAAAGAGCATAACACCTCGGTGCAGACAGAGGTGCTTGCCGGCATTACAACCTTTTTAGCAATGGCGTATATTCTTGCGGTAAACCCGGCCATACTCAGTGAAGCGGGGCTTGATAAAAATGCGGTGTTTACCGCAACGGCATTGTCAGCCGCAATTGCAACTATGGCGATGGCGTTTTTAGCAAACCTTCCGGTAGCGCTTGCATCGGGTATGGGCTTAAACGCATTTTTTACATACAGCGTTGTAATCGGGTACGGATTTTCACCCGCTTCGGCTCTTACCGCAGTGTTTTTAGAAGGTATTCTTTTTATTTTGCTATCGTTAATAAATGTGCGGGAAGCAATAATAAATTCCATTCCGACAAATCTAAAAAAAGCGGTTGCTGCCGGTATCGGCATTTTTATCACTTTTATTGCTTTGCAAAATTCCGGAATCATTGTTAAGAATGAAGCAACCTTAGTCGGCTTAGGAAGCTTCGCGGGAAATTCTTCGGCGGTTTTAGCGCTGATAGGTTTGGTTATTACCTGTACGCTTTTTATTTTAAAAGTTCCCGGTGCAATATTGCTGGGAATTCTTGCAACAACAATTATCGGAATTCCGATGAAAATAACCGCACCGTTTGGAGGTTGGCAGGGATGGATGCCGATCAGTATTCCTGCGGCACCGCAATTATTTCATTTTGATTTTTCAAATGTGTTATCACTGAAATTTTTTACGGTGTTCTTTTCATTTTTATTTGTTGATATTTTTGATACGGTAGGAACGCTCCTTGGAGTTTCGGAGCAAGCGGGGTTGACGGATAAGGATGGTAAAATTCCTAAAGTAAAAGAAGCCTTGCTTGCCGATGCAATCGGTACAGCAATCGGAGCAGCAATGGGAACTTCAACCGTAACAAGTTATGTTGAAAGTACCTCCGGTGTTGCAGCGGGCGGAAAGACCGGTCTTACCGCTTTTACAACTGCCGTCATGTTTATTCTTGCGCTTTTATTTTCTCCGGTGTTTTTGTTAATACCGGCAGCGGCAACCGCTCCCGCATTGATTATTGTCGGGTTTTTAATGATGTCGCAGGCAGGTAATATTAATTATAAAGATCCGACCGAAGGTATCCCCGCATTTTTAACAATGATTATGATGCCCTTTGCATACAGTGTTGCCGAAGGAATTGTATACGGTATTCTGTCGTATGTA contains these protein-coding regions:
- a CDS encoding extracellular solute-binding protein → MKKMRQVLMIVAAAGILISGISCGKQEGEKSGSEDKPKTWIANRVVQVQAYVDDIGYQLPKDQLNTPVMKELERRTGMKIEFLYTPGEKDRYVMAAQIAAGNLPDMICSYLNNSTRPEFRVLYPAAVEGVFADLAPYIKDSKVYSRYFDKDFLSPDSYANIVWRNDFGGKAYFMHVQVAAEDESTIWKPYEEYLGGMYIQKAIAEDLGVDVRSIDSSEKLYQLLKKIKAKNYKDKNGNTVVPLGPKYWGGSPDAIDYIVHDLQWGVSGKYNRTKEGKILHEAETDYVFKQINYFRKLLKEGLIHKEFFTIDETRANELCTNSSVAVIGDVHNYVPVIYESDTWIPLGPIADYHGNTEKITSGKSGYGVWAIPATTKNPEEIVKLMDYICSKEGQLLMLYGVEGVSYDMVDGKPVLKPEVKKAMEQGDSETLINTYGAAFDGSGHYGLAFLLTNIQNTTYFGEARPGSGTTATFKRAVELAMDYPRVYKKIPGLPASAYLPELEKVNASMSLLDYNEMIIQACYASSDSEVKKIVDGFRAQLKEAGIDEFRALVEKKYTENPDTVLFY
- a CDS encoding carbohydrate ABC transporter permease, whose translation is MKAQLPNTKKRYKIRKKLRRAEDALLQIFIVAIVLFLCASIILPCLNIIALAFNDGADAARGGVYFFPRVFTLDNFKEVFKDGQIIRAYGITIARTVIGTVLSIWLITMTAFVLKIRTLPGRTFFTMAIALTMLFSGGLIPTYIQYKNLGLLNSFWVYIIPGVISAYYLFMVRTFFETIPYSLEESAMIDGCNYVGIYTRIILPLSKPVIAVIGLYTAVGHWNDWFAGAFYMNSSRLWPVQTVLQQMLRKAMAASKEGATISQLIAAQARAATSDSLKMAAVVITMLPILCVYPFIQKYFAKGVMIGSVKG
- a CDS encoding glycoside hydrolase domain-containing protein is translated as MNERIYLLPREGEWYKANMHCHSVFSDGHFAPAELKELYMRKGYSIVAFTDHCIYKNHAELTDSNFLALVGLEVETSEPDTTGGGFDRVKTYHFNIIDTDPEYKKDEKQDVIQPNDWYYGIDEINDYIEKIAKLGFLTAYNHPYWSLQNYDDYKDLKNLWAMEIFNFGCEKEGGYGYAPQSYDEMLRLPDNKKLFCVAGDDNHNAAPVGSPECDSFGGFTMIRAESLTYSAVANALKLGHFYASMGPQIKELYIENGMVHIHTSAVKKISLITEGRRVYVKNAPEDEYITEAVFSLDGKEGYIRVDCIDERGLHANSNAYRIPTIRICQVSSLEKIFKETPLLKKQRNAARVLRGERFSYQVALKLENDADTTETEIRIESAGIPCRVFRVGMIPARLTARKERCDANYITTDEGLFPDVLYPIKIENNLLQEQFILSSEYNECVWIEADIPENIQSGVYTITLTAKAKNRNLQSQAVFTLHVADEVLEKDDFKFTQWFHLDCLADYYGDAVFSEQHWNRIAQFMEMAASHGVSMILTPVFTPPLDVDDSSERKNVQLVDIEENNGVYSFSFERFHRYAALAKKCGIRYLEISHLFTQWGAKHPPQIFGSKNGTQTLLFGKQTDLKDNSYAEFLSVFLPALILEIEKAGFKNRAFFHISDEPSLADKVNYTYAKSMVKKHLGDYPIIDALSHYEFMEDGAAEIPVAAIDSIAPFIAKNVKPLWAYYCSAQAVHVSNRFFAMPSWRNRILGMLLYKFDIDGFLHWGYNFYYTQYSRKLIDPFTVTDAGGAFPAGDSFSVYPGKDEPLPSIRLKVFYEALQDRVFLKQMEKKFGKAGVIERLEKYSGVCADFMQYPTGDKFLLSLRDLFLS
- a CDS encoding DUF6669 family protein, whose protein sequence is MKTIYTAAGEVNKGFIGQIAYTVCLDKTYTELDVHLQFDKQRIKTPSPECESEIQMLMREKYGEQIDKVEAAEIAKSMKTEIQLIVQMNDTFIGGIHRQMKDRHLYISPSYATEGAIPQTAIEGVIRIVVIFFNVLCDNTGYTVSLSAG
- a CDS encoding CehA/McbA family metallohydrolase, whose product is MYKRFELHNHTNESDGSLTVEELIDFMVADTVDAFALTDHNTISGHKKAQSILQTKNPPIECVYGMEYTTYYGHILCLNLYSYIPWENINPLQPEKLFTPLRQTGALIGVAHPFSYGAPIAQGCKWEMQINDYTAIDFIEIINNPEPQHINEKGIDWWEQLCLQGFRIAMTAGMDLHGRSDFAGQFAVYVDTEKSEPADKALQRAIKTQKTYITKGPVFTSEVSSDGKNIQNSITDCVKPGFNMQAVPHWTVEYTSPAEKLVKRLNPQDTKIEAEISCFTDSSVIIAKLYAGEPTFDSLVAIAPVIYR
- a CDS encoding NCS2 family permease is translated as MEKIFKLKEHNTSVQTEVLAGITTFLAMAYILAVNPAILSEAGLDKNAVFTATALSAAIATMAMAFLANLPVALASGMGLNAFFTYSVVIGYGFSPASALTAVFLEGILFILLSLINVREAIINSIPTNLKKAVAAGIGIFITFIALQNSGIIVKNEATLVGLGSFAGNSSAVLALIGLVITCTLFILKVPGAILLGILATTIIGIPMKITAPFGGWQGWMPISIPAAPQLFHFDFSNVLSLKFFTVFFSFLFVDIFDTVGTLLGVSEQAGLTDKDGKIPKVKEALLADAIGTAIGAAMGTSTVTSYVESTSGVAAGGKTGLTAFTTAVMFILALLFSPVFLLIPAAATAPALIIVGFLMMSQAGNINYKDPTEGIPAFLTMIMMPFAYSVAEGIVYGILSYVILKVLTGKFKDVHVVTFVLFIIFAIRFFVNML